Genomic window (Rhizobium sp. NLR16a):
TAGTCGACGCCCTTCTGTTCGAGAAGGGACTTGGCGCGGCTGCAATAGCCGCAGAACTGCCGTGTATAGATCGTGACGGGTACCATGATATCTCCAGACGGATGCCGGGTATTTTCTGTCATATAGGCTCGGAGAGAGCCCTTGCAAAGGTCAAAACCGTTATCTCGGCCGCGCCCCCCTTCCGCAGCGTCCGGCTGGCGGCGGCGACTGTCGCGCCTGTCGTATAGACATCGTCGACAAGCACAATACGCTTGCCGAAAACCTCGTTCTCGCAGCCTTTGGCAATCGCGAAAGCACCTCTGACATTGTCCTCGCGCGCCTTGGCGCCGAGGCCGACCTGCTGACTGGTGCGCTTGACGCGGATGAGCGTTGCGGCAAGCAGCGGTTTGCCCGATAGGCTCGCCACATGGCGGGCAAGTTCGGCAGCCTGGTTGAACTTACGGGCCAGCATACGGGTGCGGTGCAACGGCACCGGGATCAGTGCATCGCAGCTTTCTACCGCGCCGTCGGAGGCACGCAGCATCCAGCCGGCCATCATCGGCGCCAGATCGGTGCGATCGCGATATTTCAATCCGTGAACGAGATCTCGGACGGCGTGGTCATGTGTCGCCGCTGACCGCAACCGGTCGAAAGGCGGCGGATTGGCGATCGCCTCGGCGCTGAGGATGCCGGCGCCGAGATCATGCGAGAAGGGAATGCCGAGCACTTCGCAATAGGGCCGCTCGATAAAGCGGATGCCGGACCAACATTTCGCACACAGTCCGCGATGGCCGCCGGTCGAAATGCCGCAGACGGAACATGCGGGCGGATAGAGAAAATCGGCAAGCGCCGAAAACGGTCGCAGGAGATGCGCCCGGAGCAAATCTGTCGTCCATTCGGAATGGATCCGTTTCATAGGGTCGAGACTAGCCTGTTCTCTTCGAAAGGAAAATCGCCTTGCCGCTGCAGCGAGCCGGGACTATGGACATCCCCATGGAAACGATCTTCGACAGAGCCCTGATCGCCGCACATCGCCATCGCGCGCTTGTTAACAACGACCTGAAAGCCGCTTTCCTGCTCGACATCGCGGCCGAGGAAATGGCTGAGAGACTTGATGTCGTCGAGCGGCGCTTCGAAACCGCCGTTGAATTGCATGGCACGACCGGTGCACCCGCCCGCGCGGCAATAGCGACGGGCAAGATCGGCACGATGATCCGCGTCGAGAGCGAGAAGGCCTATGCGGGCCCGGGCGAAACTTTTGTCGAGGCGACGCTCGAGGAGGTGCCGCTTGCGCCGCAATCAGTCAATCTCATCCTCGCGCCGCTCAACCTTCATCTGGCCAACGATACGCCCGGCGTTTTCGTCCAGATTCGTCGTGCCCTGAAGCCGGACGGCCTGTTCCTGGCGGCCATTCCGGGCGCCGGCACGCTGCAGGAACTGCGCGACGTACTCTTGGCAACCGAGGTCGAGATGACGGGCGGCGCAAGCCCGCGCGTCATCCCTTTCGCCGATGTGCGCGATATCGGCAGTCTGTTGCAGCGCGCCGGCTTCACTCTTCCGGTGATCGACGCTGAGAACTATACGGTCCGATATGACTCGCTCTTCCCGCTGATGCGCGATCTCAGGGCGATGGGCATGAACAATCCGCTAGCAGCCCGCAGTCGCATGCCGCTGACGCGCGCCTTCTTCCTGCGCGCCGCAGAGATCTACGCCGAGCGCCATTCCGATCCCGACGGACGCATTCGCGCGACATTCTCGATCATCTATGTCTCCGGATGGGCTCCGCACGAGAGCCAGCAGAAACCGCTCCAGCCGGGCTCGGCCAAAGCACGTCTTGCCGACGCTCTGAAAGTGGACGAACACAAGCTCAGGCAGTGATCGTCGACAGCTTCGTCAATTGACGGTGATATTGTTGGTGACCACGTTGAAGACGTTCTGCAGGCTGCCGGTGAAGATGCCGAGACCCGAGACAAGTGCTGTGCAAATGATGGCGGCGATCAGGCCGTATTCGACCGCCGTCGCGCCTGTGTCATCTGCAAGAAATGCTTTCCAAAGACGCATTACCCAACCTTCTGCGTGAACCGCCTGCAACCATCAACTCCACGACCACCGGGCGATGACCGCCATTCCAAGCAACCGGCTTCAGCAACCGGCGCCGACGCCGTAGCCTTGGACGACGCAGACCGAGCCGGGCGTATCCTGAAGGACGCTACGACGAATCGTATAGTGCTTGCCGCTTTCGTTCTTCGGAATCGATCCGGTCGTGATTGTGTCGAAATCGACCGGTGCGCTGGCAAAGACGCTTTTCTTCGAGGAATCCGCAAGCATGGGTGTCAGAATCAGCGTCAGCGCGACCACAGCCGTGCCGAACAGAAGGGCGATATTGAGCGCCCCCGTCCTGCGCGAGGCAGACGAAGCCCGTTCCTTTTCCCGGACAGCTTTCCAGAAATCATCGTCCATGACGTCAAGCCTTTTAATACACGCACGCCAGATGCTTGATTGAGGCCGATCTTTGGCAGAAGGTGTTAAACGATCCATTAATATCCACAGCCGAAAACGCCGCGGCGCAATAATAATCAGCTAATGCTAATGCATGTTGCTTGGAAGCGTGCAGCGGTTCCAGGATGACGATATGCAATGGATAAAATCCAAAGCGCATCGCACCGATCAAATTCAACGGGACTCGCTTTAAAGAAAATCCTGCAGCATCGGGATAAGCGGCTCGTCGGCGGGCGGCATGGGGTAGTCGCGCAGCGCCTGCGCACGCACCCATTTCAAAGCCTGCCCCTCACGGCCCTCAGCAATCCCCTCATAGCGCCGGCAGATATAGAGCGGCATCAACAGGTGGAACGTCTCGTAGGAATGGCTGGCAAAGGTGAGCGGCGCCAGGCAGGCGATCTTAGTCTTGATTCCAAGCTCTTCCTCGAGCTCGCGCACCAGCGTCTCCTCCGGAGTCTCGCCGGGCTCGACTTTCCCTCCGGGAAACTCCCAGAGCCCCGCCAATGACTTTCCCTCCGGACGCTGTGCCAATAGGATACGCCCGTCGGCATCGATCAGCGCACAGGCGGCGACCAGTAATATTTTTCGGCCTGCCTCGCTCATCGCGACTCTCGCTGCCAATAGCAATAATGATAGGCGTCGCGAAAACCGAGGCGCTCGTAGAGCGCGATGGCCGGGCGATTGGAAAGCCTGACCTGCAGCCAGGCCGAGCGGGCGCTGCGCATCCGCGCCCAGCGCAATGCCGAGGTCAAGATTTCAGTGCCGAGTCCCTCGCGCCGCCTGGTTTCGCAAACTGAAAGCGACATGATGCCGGCAAGATCGTTGTCCTGGACGCAGAGCACGGTCGCGAGCGGTCCCTCCACGGCGTTCTCGATCATGAACAGACCCGACGGCGGCTTGATCGCCGAAATGATTTCGGCAAGCGCCGGCTTCAGGCTCAGCGGCGCCCTGTCGACCGCCAGGTTGGCATCGACGAAACGGCCGACATCATGGGTCGGCAGATGATCGAGCGTATCCGGCAACTCGGCCCCGGCGAGATCGCAGGTCATCACCACGGTCTCGTCGAACCGTGTCCACTTCTGGGCGCTGAGAAGCTCGATCAGCACCGGCGAGGCGAGCGGCGTCTGGCGGACCACGGCGGCGCGACCATAGGCCTCGAACTTCCGGCTCGCCTTTTCCAGACGGATCTCGACATCGCGATGGTCCGAGGGGTCGAGCGGCACGATGGAATTCAGCCGGTTAGACGGGTGGCCCGCCGTCAGCCGCACCTGCCAGCTGCCGTCATATTGCACGGACGCCGCCGGCCAGGCGCGAAAGCCGACGGCCTCCAGCCTGCGGACCAACGGCAGATTCTTTGAAGATATGGATGCCTGGACCAATGGACGATCAGCTCCGATAGTCGCCATTGATTGCAACATATTCTTTGGTGAGGTCGCAGGTCCAGACGGTTGCCGACCCCGTGCCGAGGCCGATATCGACTTTAACGGGGATATCCTGCGCTTTCATCACGTTTGAGGCGGCTGCCTCGGAATAATCCGGGTCCCGCTCGCCGTTGACGGCGACCCTGATATCCCCGAACCAGATGGCGAGCCGGTCGCGATCCGCCATCTCCCCGGATTTGCCGACAGCCATGACGATACGGCCCCAATTGGCGTCTTCGCCGGCGGCCGCCGTCTTGACCAGCGGCGAATTGGCGATCGACAGTGCGATGCGCTTGGCGGCGGCATCGCTCTCGGCGCCCGTTACGGTGATTTCGAGCATCTTGGTGGCGCCTTCGCCGTCGCGCACCACCTGCAGCGACAAGTCCTTCAGCACTTCGTTGAGGGCGGCCCGGAAAGCGGCAAGGCGCGGATCGTCGGCGCGTTCGATGCGGGGCTGGCCGTCCGCAGCCGCAGCCCCCGTCGCAAACAGCATCAGCGTATCGGAGGTGGACGTGTCGCTGTCGACGGTCATGGAATTGAAGGTCGGTCCGACGCCGTCGGACAGAAGC
Coding sequences:
- a CDS encoding Flp family type IVb pilin → MRLWKAFLADDTGATAVEYGLIAAIICTALVSGLGIFTGSLQNVFNVVTNNITVN
- a CDS encoding methyltransferase domain-containing protein, producing METIFDRALIAAHRHRALVNNDLKAAFLLDIAAEEMAERLDVVERRFETAVELHGTTGAPARAAIATGKIGTMIRVESEKAYAGPGETFVEATLEEVPLAPQSVNLILAPLNLHLANDTPGVFVQIRRALKPDGLFLAAIPGAGTLQELRDVLLATEVEMTGGASPRVIPFADVRDIGSLLQRAGFTLPVIDAENYTVRYDSLFPLMRDLRAMGMNNPLAARSRMPLTRAFFLRAAEIYAERHSDPDGRIRATFSIIYVSGWAPHESQQKPLQPGSAKARLADALKVDEHKLRQ
- a CDS encoding GNAT family N-acetyltransferase; the encoded protein is MATIGADRPLVQASISSKNLPLVRRLEAVGFRAWPAASVQYDGSWQVRLTAGHPSNRLNSIVPLDPSDHRDVEIRLEKASRKFEAYGRAAVVRQTPLASPVLIELLSAQKWTRFDETVVMTCDLAGAELPDTLDHLPTHDVGRFVDANLAVDRAPLSLKPALAEIISAIKPPSGLFMIENAVEGPLATVLCVQDNDLAGIMSLSVCETRRREGLGTEILTSALRWARMRSARSAWLQVRLSNRPAIALYERLGFRDAYHYCYWQRESR
- the mutT gene encoding 8-oxo-dGTP diphosphatase MutT, translating into MSEAGRKILLVAACALIDADGRILLAQRPEGKSLAGLWEFPGGKVEPGETPEETLVRELEEELGIKTKIACLAPLTFASHSYETFHLLMPLYICRRYEGIAEGREGQALKWVRAQALRDYPMPPADEPLIPMLQDFL
- a CDS encoding ComF family protein, which translates into the protein MKRIHSEWTTDLLRAHLLRPFSALADFLYPPACSVCGISTGGHRGLCAKCWSGIRFIERPYCEVLGIPFSHDLGAGILSAEAIANPPPFDRLRSAATHDHAVRDLVHGLKYRDRTDLAPMMAGWMLRASDGAVESCDALIPVPLHRTRMLARKFNQAAELARHVASLSGKPLLAATLIRVKRTSQQVGLGAKAREDNVRGAFAIAKGCENEVFGKRIVLVDDVYTTGATVAAASRTLRKGGAAEITVLTFARALSEPI